The Treponema medium genome has a window encoding:
- a CDS encoding YbaN family protein: MKYIWIIAGFLFLGLGVLGVALPILPTTPFVIVSVFCFAKGSKRLHKWLLSTKLYQNHVQRFNETRSMTLKSKIVILGFASSMLIAGFYFSKNIYARIIIILLICIKYYVFIFKIKTAPDSTKEKVPEAIVIDSDR, translated from the coding sequence ATGAAATATATTTGGATTATAGCCGGTTTCCTTTTTTTAGGACTTGGCGTACTTGGTGTGGCCTTACCTATTTTGCCGACTACCCCCTTTGTGATTGTGTCGGTCTTTTGTTTTGCAAAAGGTTCAAAGCGTCTGCATAAATGGCTGCTTTCCACTAAGCTCTATCAAAACCATGTTCAAAGATTTAATGAAACCCGCTCAATGACACTCAAAAGTAAAATAGTTATTTTAGGGTTCGCTTCTTCAATGTTGATTGCCGGGTTTTATTTTTCAAAGAATATCTATGCCCGTATTATCATCATATTGCTGATATGCATAAAATATTATGTATTTATTTTTAAAATAAAAACCGCTCCCGACTCGACAAAAGAAAAGGTGCCGGAAGCGATTGT
- the lptB gene encoding LPS export ABC transporter ATP-binding protein, translated as MSDDLNDLLQEDVLQHDIEYSEQNTEMALLNTEPFQDAQSDDEPVRSNSLYAPQYSADSNTLKSILRAEGLNKSFRKKRAVRDVNFSMAQGEVVGLLGPNGAGKTTSFYMIVGFYTPNSGGIYLDDRCITNLPMYKRARIGISYLPQEASVFRKLSVEQNIDAILETRKDLSRAERKEKLDSLLEEFGITANRKQPAYTLSGGERRRTEIARALAIEPKFLLLDEPFAGIDPIAVHDIKLIIRLLARQNIGVLITDHNVRDTLEITDRAYIINKGEIVEQGPRDAILESEIARKVYLGEEFRM; from the coding sequence ATGAGTGACGACCTTAACGATTTGCTCCAAGAAGATGTACTGCAGCATGATATTGAGTATTCCGAACAAAATACGGAAATGGCATTGCTTAACACCGAACCGTTTCAAGATGCCCAGAGCGATGATGAGCCGGTAAGGAGCAATTCTTTGTATGCCCCTCAGTATTCTGCAGATTCTAATACGCTTAAAAGTATATTACGTGCAGAAGGTTTGAATAAATCCTTTCGTAAAAAACGAGCTGTTCGCGATGTCAATTTTTCTATGGCGCAGGGAGAAGTCGTCGGCCTTCTCGGCCCGAACGGGGCAGGAAAAACGACAAGCTTTTATATGATTGTCGGCTTCTATACGCCGAACTCCGGCGGTATCTACCTCGATGACCGCTGTATTACCAATCTTCCGATGTATAAGCGCGCCCGCATTGGCATATCCTATCTGCCGCAAGAAGCTTCCGTATTTCGTAAACTCTCCGTCGAACAAAATATCGATGCTATTTTGGAAACACGAAAAGATTTAAGCCGCGCGGAACGGAAGGAAAAACTTGATTCGCTTTTGGAAGAATTCGGCATTACCGCTAATCGGAAACAGCCTGCGTATACCTTGTCGGGTGGAGAGCGCAGGCGTACCGAAATCGCGCGGGCGCTGGCTATCGAACCTAAGTTTTTATTGCTCGACGAACCATTTGCCGGTATTGATCCGATTGCCGTACACGATATCAAGCTGATTATCAGATTGCTTGCTCGCCAAAATATCGGGGTGCTTATTACCGATCACAATGTCCGCGACACTTTGGAAATTACCGATCGTGCCTATATTATCAATAAGGGTGAAATTGTTGAGCAAGGGCCGCGTGATGCTATTTTGGAGTCCGAGATTGCACGGAAAGTTTATCTCGGTGAAGAATTCAGAATGTAG
- a CDS encoding LptA/OstA family protein has product MYRLRQQLCVLVSFFLIASLVSAAPAKITFSADKLQGSGGKGQTSTSLTGNAKVSVDSLNIYGERIELYGKDYRYIKASGSVTGEDAEKGFTFSAASLSYDRETEVAEFMGQAKVEDTKNKVETAAERIEYNQKNEIILLQMAVKLKSKDIACDSLFAIYNRNTSMLELTGKPTVKKGKDEFKAARISVNLDTEDIKLEGKVSGSVTEEKEETTKTETPPKGEISSKEETKTP; this is encoded by the coding sequence ATGTATAGATTACGGCAGCAGCTCTGCGTCCTTGTTTCTTTTTTTCTGATTGCCTCGCTTGTATCGGCGGCTCCGGCAAAAATTACTTTTTCTGCCGATAAGCTGCAAGGATCGGGCGGAAAAGGACAAACCTCAACCTCACTGACCGGTAACGCCAAGGTAAGTGTTGATTCTCTCAATATTTACGGTGAGCGTATCGAATTGTACGGTAAAGATTACCGGTATATTAAGGCGAGCGGGAGCGTAACCGGAGAAGATGCTGAAAAAGGCTTTACGTTTTCCGCCGCTTCGTTATCTTATGACCGTGAAACGGAAGTCGCTGAGTTCATGGGACAAGCAAAGGTCGAGGATACCAAAAATAAGGTGGAAACAGCCGCCGAACGTATCGAATACAATCAAAAAAATGAAATTATCCTTTTACAAATGGCTGTAAAATTAAAGAGCAAGGATATTGCCTGCGATTCGCTTTTTGCCATTTATAACCGGAACACCTCTATGCTTGAATTAACAGGGAAGCCTACGGTTAAGAAGGGCAAAGATGAATTTAAGGCCGCTCGAATTTCAGTCAATCTTGATACCGAGGATATTAAGCTTGAAGGTAAGGTGAGCGGTTCGGTTACCGAAGAAAAAGAAGAAACAACAAAAACGGAAACTCCCCCAAAGGGAGAGATTTCGTCAAAGGAAGAAACAAAAACGCCATGA
- a CDS encoding heavy metal translocating P-type ATPase, translating to MQTHYFTVTGMSCAACSANVEKAVGRLAGVETVQVNLLTKRMAVTYNPDTVTTHTIIQTIEKIGYGAFPLSEENTARPSVQQPDFEIADAEKKQFIFSLFFLIPLMYVSMGRMLKLPLPVFFAGAENALIFVFTQFLLTLPVLVLNRRFFINGLTSLFHRAPNMNSLIAVGSGAAVIYGVFALYRIGYGLGHGQLDVVRLYMKDVYFESSAMILTLISLGKFLEARAKKKTSEALEKLIQLRPETAQVLRNGTEIEIPVENIVVGDAIIIRPGQTLPVDGTIIDGSTSLDESAVTGESMPVEKTVGDSVISASHNISGSFIFRADKVGNDTTLARIIALVEEASSSKAPVAKLADVISGYFVPIVMLISLAAFIGWLIAGASFEFALSTAISVLVISCPCALGLATPTAIMAGTGKGAQLGILIRSAEGLELAHDVTAVLLDKTGTITEGKPTLQHIEVFSEQYTDNDILWIAYSLEHLSEHPLAYAIIMAAEEKKLSPFKVSDFMAIHGKGICGTAIVNELNGISLIENVRIGAGNTKLCKELGIPVSEAIYTRLAEAAEKGASPLLVIIGDECVGLIAVADPVKEGSIRAIHDFHEMGIHTVMLTGDNQRTAEAIQKIVGIGDVVAELLPQDKKAKVEYYRSKGFSPAFIGDGINDAPALTAADVGIAIGGGTDIAIESADIVLMNNSLETAVTAIQLSKAVMRTIKQNLFWALFYNSLCIPLAAGLFYTLFGLRLSPMFAAAAMSFSSVSVVSNALRLNGFRPKRIAQEAHNMQYCGAVPTGKKYDDAQPATCSVQTDACIRSAAEPESQTEVKSSAKPENITHKENIDMKNITLTVEGMSCGHCSARVEKALNAIEGVSAKVDLDAKAASVTYPDTVTIDALKAAVTDAGYSVTGSH from the coding sequence ATGCAAACGCACTATTTCACCGTTACCGGTATGAGTTGTGCGGCCTGCTCTGCAAATGTGGAAAAGGCTGTCGGTCGTCTTGCCGGTGTAGAGACGGTGCAGGTCAATCTTTTAACAAAGCGGATGGCTGTCACCTATAATCCCGATACCGTTACCACACATACGATTATACAAACGATAGAAAAAATCGGCTATGGAGCATTTCCGCTGTCTGAGGAGAATACGGCACGACCATCTGTTCAGCAGCCTGATTTTGAAATCGCCGATGCCGAAAAAAAACAATTCATCTTCTCCCTTTTCTTCCTGATTCCGTTGATGTATGTGTCAATGGGACGGATGCTCAAGCTGCCGCTTCCGGTTTTTTTTGCAGGAGCCGAGAATGCCCTCATCTTTGTCTTTACGCAATTTCTGCTCACGCTGCCGGTTCTGGTGTTGAACCGTCGCTTTTTTATCAACGGGCTTACGAGCTTATTCCATCGTGCGCCTAATATGAACAGTCTCATCGCCGTCGGTTCCGGCGCCGCAGTTATCTACGGAGTGTTTGCGTTGTACCGGATCGGATACGGCTTAGGGCACGGTCAATTAGATGTCGTGCGGCTCTATATGAAGGATGTCTATTTTGAATCCTCAGCGATGATTTTAACACTGATTTCCTTGGGGAAATTTTTAGAAGCGCGGGCAAAAAAGAAGACTTCAGAAGCGCTAGAAAAACTGATTCAACTTCGGCCGGAGACCGCACAGGTGTTACGAAATGGCACGGAAATTGAAATTCCGGTAGAAAATATTGTGGTCGGCGATGCAATCATTATCAGGCCGGGACAAACCTTGCCTGTGGATGGTACTATAATTGATGGAAGCACATCGCTTGACGAATCGGCTGTTACCGGAGAGAGTATGCCGGTCGAAAAAACGGTCGGAGATTCGGTAATTAGCGCCTCGCATAATATATCGGGTAGTTTCATCTTCCGTGCTGATAAAGTAGGTAATGATACGACATTGGCGCGGATTATTGCGCTTGTTGAAGAAGCGTCCTCATCAAAGGCTCCGGTTGCAAAGCTTGCTGATGTTATCAGCGGTTATTTTGTACCGATTGTTATGCTGATTTCGCTCGCTGCCTTTATCGGCTGGCTTATCGCAGGCGCTTCTTTTGAGTTCGCACTTTCGACCGCTATTTCCGTGTTGGTTATTTCCTGTCCCTGTGCGCTCGGACTTGCGACGCCGACTGCGATTATGGCCGGTACCGGCAAGGGCGCTCAACTTGGTATCCTTATCCGTTCGGCGGAAGGGCTCGAACTCGCTCACGATGTTACCGCCGTTCTGCTTGATAAGACAGGAACTATTACAGAAGGAAAACCGACGTTGCAGCATATTGAAGTGTTTTCCGAACAATACACCGACAATGATATTTTGTGGATTGCCTACAGTCTTGAACATTTATCCGAACATCCGCTCGCCTATGCAATTATCATGGCTGCAGAAGAAAAAAAACTATCGCCGTTTAAAGTGAGTGATTTTATGGCGATACATGGAAAAGGAATCTGCGGAACGGCTATAGTCAATGAGCTTAACGGAATCTCGTTAATCGAAAATGTAAGAATCGGCGCCGGAAATACGAAACTCTGCAAGGAATTGGGTATTCCCGTATCGGAAGCGATCTATACGCGGCTTGCGGAAGCTGCCGAAAAAGGCGCTTCTCCGTTGTTGGTTATAATAGGTGATGAATGTGTCGGGCTTATTGCCGTCGCCGATCCGGTAAAGGAAGGCAGCATTCGAGCTATTCACGATTTCCATGAAATGGGTATCCATACGGTTATGCTTACCGGAGATAATCAACGGACGGCAGAGGCTATCCAAAAAATTGTCGGTATCGGAGATGTCGTAGCGGAATTGTTGCCGCAGGACAAAAAAGCAAAAGTCGAATATTATCGGTCGAAAGGCTTTTCGCCGGCTTTTATCGGCGACGGCATTAACGATGCTCCCGCACTGACTGCTGCGGATGTCGGTATCGCAATCGGCGGCGGCACGGATATCGCGATAGAAAGCGCTGATATCGTCCTGATGAATAACAGCCTCGAAACGGCGGTTACTGCAATTCAGCTCAGCAAGGCGGTTATGCGTACCATTAAACAAAACCTATTCTGGGCGCTTTTTTACAATTCGCTGTGTATCCCGCTTGCGGCAGGTCTCTTTTATACTCTATTCGGACTCAGGCTCAGTCCCATGTTTGCCGCCGCCGCAATGAGCTTCAGCTCGGTGTCGGTTGTTAGCAACGCATTACGGTTGAACGGATTCCGTCCGAAACGCATTGCGCAGGAGGCTCATAATATGCAATACTGCGGTGCTGTTCCTACCGGTAAAAAGTACGATGATGCACAGCCTGCCACGTGTAGTGTACAAACTGATGCCTGCATCCGTTCTGCCGCCGAACCGGAATCGCAAACGGAAGTAAAATCGTCGGCAAAACCTGAAAATATAACTCATAAGGAGAATATCGATATGAAGAATATCACGTTGACTGTTGAAGGGATGTCCTGCGGGCATTGTTCCGCTCGGGTTGAAAAAGCGTTGAACGCTATCGAAGGGGTATCGGCAAAAGTCGATTTGGATGCAAAGGCTGCCTCTGTTACCTATCCCGATACCGTAACAATCGATGCGCTCAAAGCTGCCGTAACGGATGCAGGCTATTCGGTAACCGGCTCACACTAA
- the ygfK gene encoding putative selenate reductase subunit YgfK, with product MSDRMNPIPFKNLMEWIKTEYQTEGTIFGVKKLYRADSKRYLELFGQRFENPLGPAAGPHTQLAQNIVAAYAAGCRFFELKTVQKLDGEDLPVAKPCINAADECYNVEWSTELRVPQAFDEYVKAWFALKVISQEYGLGSPDGFIFNMSVGYDLEGIKTPKVDAFIEGMRNASNTPVWKECTGYLLSHTDLFPSVSEAFLRGLPTQVCTSITLSTLHGCPPAEIERIAMYLITEKHLHTYIKCNPTLLGYEFARDRMNKMGYEYIQFDDHHFKDDLQFSDAVPMLERLLQESDKRRLMFGVKITNTFPVDIARGELPGQEMYMSGRSLFPLSIAVALKLSEVFNGKLRISYSGGADYFNIADIYETGICPITIATTILKPGGYARCQQLVGELTAKPFNKDFSIDVEKLRRLSNAVVENPRHRKSVKPEAFLKIPAKVPLADCFAAPCISGCPINQDIPAYIRLTGEQKYEEALRVITDKNPLPFITGTICNHRCMTGCTRNFYEDHVHIRAVKLEAARHAIETVKQNLKAQKPAQKNGAKVAVIGAGPAGLAAAYFLTRDGADVTVFEKKARAGGIVQYVIPEFRIPAASIGQDVELASSFGASFVYNSEQRSVEALKKQGFTHVVFAIGAWKQSALALEKGAAANVIEFLEQAKQAPETLKLGKNVVILGAGNTAMDAARVAKRTKGVDHSFIVYRRTKQFMPADAEELELALEDGVEFKELLAPVSYENGILRCEKMKLGERGADGRQKPVPSGEFVDIPADTVIASIGEKIDTDLFAESGIALDGKGRAQYNPATFETNVKNVYVIGDCATGPATVVQAIANATKAAKAIIESVKAQAWTAQFTTLNYNPVTASAYSKRAILMPMNLAASDGVAKESVRCLECSTVCESCVDVCPNRANLALTVPGMRMKQIVHVDGMCNECGNCATFCPYESAPYKDKFTLFHSEKDFLDSTNEGFLYLDDARSRCRVRLSGEVRDITLATETALPKELLQIINAVKTQYAYLL from the coding sequence ATGAGTGATAGAATGAACCCGATACCATTCAAGAATTTGATGGAATGGATTAAAACGGAGTATCAAACCGAAGGAACGATTTTCGGCGTTAAAAAACTGTACCGCGCCGATTCCAAACGTTATTTGGAGCTGTTCGGGCAGCGGTTTGAAAACCCGCTCGGACCGGCTGCGGGGCCGCACACACAGTTGGCGCAAAATATTGTCGCTGCGTATGCTGCGGGCTGCCGGTTCTTCGAACTAAAGACTGTGCAAAAGTTAGACGGAGAAGACCTGCCGGTTGCAAAGCCGTGTATCAATGCGGCGGACGAATGTTACAATGTCGAATGGTCTACCGAGCTGCGCGTACCGCAGGCTTTTGACGAATACGTAAAGGCGTGGTTTGCGCTTAAAGTGATTTCGCAGGAATACGGTCTCGGCAGCCCCGACGGTTTTATCTTTAACATGAGCGTCGGCTACGACCTTGAAGGGATTAAGACCCCGAAAGTTGACGCCTTTATCGAAGGAATGCGGAACGCCTCGAATACGCCGGTGTGGAAGGAATGTACCGGCTACCTTTTAAGCCATACCGATTTGTTCCCGTCCGTGTCGGAAGCCTTCCTCCGCGGATTGCCGACGCAGGTGTGTACGTCGATTACGCTTTCCACCTTGCACGGCTGTCCGCCTGCCGAAATCGAACGCATTGCGATGTATCTCATTACGGAAAAACACCTCCATACCTATATCAAGTGTAACCCTACGCTGCTCGGCTACGAGTTTGCCCGCGACCGTATGAACAAGATGGGCTATGAGTATATTCAGTTTGACGATCATCACTTTAAAGATGATTTACAGTTCAGCGATGCGGTACCCATGCTTGAGCGTTTATTGCAGGAGTCCGATAAACGCAGACTGATGTTCGGGGTTAAGATTACCAACACCTTCCCCGTAGACATTGCCCGCGGGGAGCTGCCCGGACAGGAAATGTATATGTCGGGACGGTCGCTGTTCCCGCTGTCCATCGCCGTTGCGCTGAAACTGTCGGAAGTCTTTAACGGAAAGCTCCGTATTTCTTATTCGGGCGGCGCGGATTACTTTAACATTGCCGATATTTACGAAACAGGGATTTGCCCCATTACGATTGCAACAACGATTTTGAAGCCGGGCGGATATGCGCGTTGTCAGCAGCTGGTTGGCGAGTTGACAGCCAAGCCGTTTAACAAGGATTTCTCCATCGATGTTGAAAAACTGCGCCGCCTTTCAAATGCGGTTGTTGAAAATCCGCGCCATCGCAAATCGGTCAAACCCGAAGCCTTCCTCAAGATTCCTGCAAAGGTGCCGCTTGCCGACTGTTTTGCCGCTCCCTGTATTTCCGGCTGTCCCATCAATCAGGATATCCCCGCCTATATCAGGCTGACCGGCGAGCAAAAATACGAAGAAGCGCTCCGTGTTATCACCGATAAAAACCCGCTGCCGTTCATCACCGGTACGATCTGTAACCACCGCTGTATGACCGGCTGTACGCGCAATTTCTATGAAGATCATGTGCATATCCGTGCCGTTAAACTCGAAGCGGCGCGCCATGCCATCGAAACTGTGAAGCAAAACCTAAAGGCGCAAAAACCGGCGCAGAAAAACGGAGCGAAGGTTGCCGTTATCGGAGCCGGCCCTGCCGGTCTTGCAGCCGCTTATTTCTTAACCCGCGACGGAGCGGACGTTACCGTGTTTGAAAAGAAAGCGCGCGCCGGCGGTATCGTGCAGTACGTCATCCCTGAGTTCAGAATCCCTGCCGCGTCGATCGGGCAGGACGTTGAGCTGGCATCTTCCTTCGGCGCTTCTTTCGTGTATAACAGCGAACAGCGTTCCGTTGAAGCGCTGAAAAAACAGGGCTTTACCCATGTTGTGTTTGCTATCGGCGCGTGGAAGCAGAGTGCGCTGGCTTTGGAAAAAGGCGCGGCGGCAAATGTTATCGAATTCCTTGAACAGGCGAAGCAAGCGCCCGAAACGCTCAAGCTGGGGAAAAACGTCGTTATCCTTGGTGCGGGGAACACCGCGATGGATGCCGCCCGCGTTGCAAAGCGTACGAAGGGGGTTGATCATTCCTTTATCGTATACCGCAGAACCAAGCAGTTTATGCCCGCCGATGCGGAAGAATTGGAACTCGCCTTGGAAGACGGGGTTGAATTTAAAGAACTGCTTGCGCCTGTTTCGTATGAAAACGGAATTTTGCGCTGCGAAAAGATGAAGCTCGGTGAACGAGGCGCAGACGGTCGGCAAAAACCGGTACCGTCGGGTGAGTTTGTAGACATCCCCGCCGACACCGTGATCGCATCTATCGGTGAAAAAATCGACACCGATCTCTTTGCGGAATCCGGTATTGCGCTGGACGGGAAGGGTAGGGCGCAATACAATCCCGCTACGTTTGAAACGAATGTGAAAAATGTATATGTCATCGGGGATTGCGCCACGGGGCCTGCCACGGTTGTACAAGCTATTGCCAATGCAACCAAAGCGGCGAAGGCGATTATCGAGTCGGTAAAGGCGCAGGCGTGGACGGCGCAGTTTACAACGCTGAACTATAATCCCGTTACAGCATCGGCGTATTCAAAGCGGGCAATTTTAATGCCGATGAACCTTGCCGCATCCGACGGCGTTGCAAAAGAAAGCGTCCGCTGTTTGGAATGCTCGACTGTTTGCGAATCCTGCGTCGATGTGTGTCCGAACCGCGCGAACCTTGCGCTCACGGTACCCGGTATGCGTATGAAGCAGATTGTTCACGTGGACGGTATGTGTAACGAGTGCGGCAACTGCGCGACATTCTGCCCCTACGAGAGCGCCCCGTACAAGGATAAATTCACGCTGTTCCACTCGGAAAAAGATTTCCTCGACAGTACAAATGAGGGCTTCCTCTATCTTGATGATGCGCGCAGCCGATGCAGAGTACGGCTCTCCGGAGAAGTCCGCGACATCACGCTTGCAACGGAAACCGCTCTTCCCAAAGAGCTCTTGCAGATTATCAATGCGGTAAAGACGCAGTACGCATATTTACTGTAG
- the ssnA gene encoding putative aminohydrolase SsnA produces MLLVGNGMLITRDPNKPFIENGCVCIEGSSIKEVGADAELRAKYPAAEYIDAKKRCIMPAFINTHHHIYSAFARGIALKNYNPQNFLDILEGMWWHLDNNLLLEDTKYSAYTTLIDCIKNGVTTVFDHHASYGETTGSLFTLADVAEELGLRVNLCYEVSDRNGEAEMKKAVAENAEFIRACQQKKNPMQAAMMGLHAAFTLSDKTLEYCASQLPAGAGYHIHVAEGMSDVFDSLQKHGKRVVQRLYDFDILGKNTFAVHCIHINPLEMDLLKETDTMVVHNPESNMGNAVGCPPVLEIFKRGILIGLGTDGYTSDMLESYKVANILHKHNTCDATAAWTEIPEMLFTNNAKIAARYFDGELGVLKARANADVIVTDYNPLTPLHAGNANGHILFGMNGRSVVTTIAAGKVLMKDRVVTVADEEAVFAKAREVSAALWKRL; encoded by the coding sequence ATGTTATTAGTTGGAAACGGTATGCTTATCACCCGCGATCCGAACAAGCCTTTTATCGAAAACGGCTGTGTTTGCATTGAGGGAAGTTCAATCAAAGAAGTCGGTGCCGATGCCGAATTGCGGGCAAAGTACCCCGCAGCGGAATATATCGATGCAAAAAAGCGGTGCATCATGCCTGCCTTTATTAACACGCATCATCATATTTATAGCGCTTTTGCCCGCGGCATTGCGTTAAAAAATTACAATCCGCAGAATTTCTTGGATATTTTGGAAGGGATGTGGTGGCATCTTGATAACAACCTCCTTTTAGAGGATACAAAATACAGCGCTTACACGACGCTGATCGACTGTATTAAAAACGGCGTAACGACGGTTTTTGACCATCATGCAAGCTACGGCGAAACAACGGGGAGCCTTTTTACCCTCGCGGATGTTGCCGAAGAGCTCGGTTTGCGGGTGAACCTTTGTTATGAAGTTTCCGACCGGAACGGCGAGGCAGAGATGAAAAAGGCGGTTGCAGAAAATGCCGAATTTATCCGTGCTTGTCAACAGAAGAAAAATCCTATGCAGGCGGCGATGATGGGACTCCATGCCGCATTTACCTTGTCAGATAAAACACTCGAATATTGCGCTTCTCAGCTTCCGGCGGGCGCTGGGTACCACATCCATGTTGCGGAGGGTATGTCCGATGTGTTCGATTCGCTGCAGAAACACGGAAAACGGGTTGTACAGCGTCTCTACGATTTTGATATCCTCGGTAAAAACACCTTTGCCGTGCATTGTATCCACATCAATCCTTTGGAAATGGATTTATTGAAAGAAACCGATACAATGGTTGTGCATAACCCCGAATCGAATATGGGCAATGCGGTCGGCTGTCCGCCGGTGTTGGAAATCTTTAAGCGCGGCATTTTGATCGGGCTCGGTACGGACGGATATACGAGCGATATGCTTGAATCGTACAAGGTTGCGAATATTCTGCACAAGCACAACACCTGCGATGCCACCGCCGCGTGGACGGAAATCCCCGAAATGCTGTTTACCAATAATGCAAAGATTGCCGCGCGGTATTTTGACGGTGAACTCGGCGTCCTTAAAGCGAGAGCGAATGCTGACGTAATCGTTACCGACTATAACCCGCTAACGCCTCTCCATGCCGGTAACGCGAACGGCCACATTCTGTTCGGTATGAACGGTCGCAGCGTGGTAACCACTATTGCGGCGGGCAAGGTATTGATGAAGGATCGCGTTGTTACCGTCGCCGACGAAGAAGCCGTCTTTGCCAAAGCGCGGGAAGTCAGCGCCGCCCTGTGGAAGAGGTTGTAA
- a CDS encoding alpha/beta hydrolase has product MPWKLLMPSCGSSFSTKRDITNHINLSGIDITVSEPAEYNLQHRYPAVFVNDGQIEYLKSLAPSIFLFGLHARSRFDDYTPWAAESFRTDCPPFGGKGAEYHHLLFKTLLPELKTKYPLDDSRLAYGGYSLGGLAAVWSLFEYTDIPYIFSLCGSFWYPGFLEYCREHKVLHSNAAVYLLNGKREGGKHGNRLENAPKYAAEVHQALRTQIAHTTVVFDPFGHHDKMLERFRAVQQWLTECWQL; this is encoded by the coding sequence ATGCCTTGGAAGCTGTTGATGCCTTCCTGCGGAAGTAGCTTCAGTACGAAACGCGATATAACGAACCATATCAATCTGTCCGGTATAGACATTACCGTGTCGGAACCTGCAGAATATAACCTGCAGCACCGTTATCCTGCGGTTTTTGTCAACGACGGACAGATTGAATATCTGAAATCACTGGCCCCGAGTATTTTTTTGTTCGGGCTGCACGCACGCAGCCGATTTGACGACTATACACCATGGGCTGCCGAGTCATTCCGCACCGATTGTCCTCCTTTTGGCGGCAAGGGCGCGGAATATCATCATCTATTGTTCAAGACACTACTGCCCGAACTGAAAACTAAATATCCCCTTGACGATTCGAGGCTTGCATATGGCGGCTATTCCCTCGGCGGCTTAGCTGCCGTGTGGAGTTTATTCGAATATACCGATATACCGTATATATTTTCCCTTTGTGGTTCGTTTTGGTATCCCGGATTTCTGGAATACTGCCGTGAACACAAAGTTTTGCATAGCAATGCCGCTGTCTATTTGCTGAACGGAAAGAGAGAGGGCGGAAAACACGGCAACCGGTTAGAGAATGCGCCGAAATACGCAGCAGAAGTACATCAGGCGCTTAGAACGCAGATAGCACATACAACCGTTGTGTTCGATCCGTTCGGGCATCACGATAAAATGCTTGAACGCTTCAGGGCAGTACAGCAGTGGCTTACTGAATGCTGGCAGCTGTAG
- a CDS encoding ABC transporter substrate-binding protein, with translation MKQCISIALALFLAAAVSAETAYPVSVTTYDKDGKAITQVFKQAPKKVITNNLSMTEMLIELGLQDRIIGMLDPDNAVTGKYKKAIDSIPHIGNKKTVSREVVFSYEPDAVLGRNMMFSEKSLGTVGFWNENGIPIYAQKASVLNIKQDLQNIIEDVRNLGIIFNVQDKAEAYAKQLEQRLNAVLQHISTKGTSLKKALIMCAYNGTTFGAYKSALQESLLNVLGYTNIATGTSGLTTENLITMNPELIIYVTSDRNKKLDANAISSLQANVVLVDVPAIAQRKIMTISYDELMDYGTAVLNALEAVDAFLRK, from the coding sequence ATGAAGCAATGTATTAGTATTGCATTGGCTCTTTTTCTTGCTGCCGCAGTGAGTGCGGAAACGGCATATCCGGTCAGTGTTACCACCTATGACAAAGACGGCAAAGCGATAACACAGGTCTTTAAGCAAGCGCCTAAAAAGGTTATTACCAATAATCTTTCAATGACGGAAATGCTGATCGAACTCGGCTTGCAGGATCGTATTATCGGTATGCTGGATCCGGATAATGCAGTGACCGGTAAGTATAAGAAAGCGATCGATTCTATCCCTCATATCGGGAATAAGAAAACTGTTTCCCGGGAAGTGGTATTTTCGTATGAACCGGATGCAGTGCTCGGTAGAAACATGATGTTTTCCGAAAAGTCTTTGGGTACGGTGGGCTTTTGGAATGAAAACGGTATCCCGATATATGCACAAAAAGCTTCGGTTTTAAATATCAAGCAAGACCTTCAAAATATTATCGAAGATGTGAGAAATCTTGGCATTATTTTTAATGTACAGGACAAGGCAGAAGCGTATGCAAAGCAACTCGAACAACGTTTGAATGCTGTGCTGCAACATATTTCAACAAAGGGGACTTCTTTAAAGAAGGCGCTTATTATGTGTGCATATAATGGCACAACGTTCGGGGCGTATAAATCTGCATTGCAAGAAAGTCTCCTAAATGTACTCGGTTATACCAATATTGCAACGGGTACGTCAGGGCTTACGACAGAAAATCTGATAACTATGAATCCTGAACTGATCATCTATGTAACGAGCGACCGGAATAAAAAATTAGACGCAAATGCGATTTCGTCTTTGCAGGCAAATGTAGTACTAGTTGACGTACCCGCTATTGCTCAGCGTAAAATTATGACGATTTCCTATGATGAGCTGATGGACTATGGTACGGCTGTGCTGAATGCCTTGGAAGCTGTTGATGCCTTCCTGCGGAAGTAG